The Gossypium hirsutum isolate 1008001.06 chromosome D02, Gossypium_hirsutum_v2.1, whole genome shotgun sequence region TGTTTGGCCGAAGAAAGCAGCAACTTCCCTCTTGCGAGTAGCATCATCGCCGGTTGCAGCAAAAGCGGGGTAAGCCTTTGCAGCTGCCATTAAAGTTTCATAGGTATAGAACCCAGCGGCAGGGCAACGAGGATCGTTTCTATACGGGAGCATCTCTTCAAACACTTCTCTTGTTACAATGCTGCTCAgtccacctccacctccaccgtCACTTCCGCCGCCGCAACCGCAACCACAACCGGCGTCGCCTTTGTTGCAGTTGCTTCGGAGACCAATTTTCTTGTGGCGGTAATTATCATTATTGGCGCCACGGCAACACCATTGGGCTGTTGGAAACATGGCAGTGGCACTACAAGGTTGCTTTTCACACTGCATAGCTGAGCCTGGGAGTGCATTAGCGCAAAATGACAAGGCTGGAGCTctcatttttttgtaaaatataagtgggtttctctcaattttttttttttttgaacatggGTTTCTCTCAATTGTGTCAGTAAAGAAGGGGCAAGACTAGGGGACTATATAAATATAACTATATTTACTACCCTCTTTCCTAGATTCTTCTTaatttttaagggtaaattacaaaaatatcacctaattattattatttccggatttagtcattaaactttccgaaattaaatattttagccaCTCTTCCGTTAGTTGCTGTTAGATGAGTGGCAAAAAGCTTACATGGGCTTTTTTTATTGATCTAATAACAATTTTAGCCCTTTAATGCTTattcattctatcaatttgatcctaaatataaaaaattcaacaaatttagtccttaaagtttacaaaatttgtcattttagttcgaattctaaaaaattcaataaatttagccctcaacatttataaaattttacaatttagttctaattctaaaattttaaataaaaatattcactttttttagattttgaactaaaatgataaattttgtaatcATTGAGGGtcaaatttgttgaattttttttatctttaggaTAAAATTAATAGAATGGGTAAATATTGAAGggttaaatttgctattaaactaataaaaaaaccCACGTCATTTTTCCGTTACTCTTCTAATGACAACTGATGAGAgagtaattaaaaattttaatttcaaaaattttagtgactaaatcgaaaaatttaatagttaagtgcCCAAAATAGAACTAAAGGCATAGTgtagtgactatttttataatttaccgtaatttaatatcaaatattaatataCTTTTTAAACAGATTATGTAGGATGCTTAAATCAATAtataagtttacaagtaaatccACCTTATAactacataatttaaaataaaacaaatacctttttaatttaaaaattaaaagaataatttaaaaaaaattatttttaaaaaaaaatactaacaagtcaaataaatatattaaaagatcAATTTGAGAGTAAACATGcggataaataattttaaatatgaaaagatTTGAGTCTTGAGTATTCAAATTTTAGATTTACCgtacataattatatatttagGTCTCCAAATCCATCATCTGAGGTTGCCATAGTGGGTTTTAGTCCAATCAATTTATCGATTACTCTAAATTGTATCAATTTTTAATCTGTCTGCGATGTAATGATttgatctaaaaaaataaaaatttctattcaattttcatgttttttcaaaattttggaaaaaaaattatttaattcacaTCAAACCTTTTTATGAAAATAACACTTGAAACTACAAAATAATGTTCTTATTAACCTTTTTATGGAATCATTTTATTTAAGCTTTAATATTTAATCTAATCGaatacttatatttaaatattttattgagttTGGAAAGCTAAGGAGAGAGTAGGAGTGctgtaaaatatttaataatgattaACGGGAGAgtgattaaaacattaatttcaaaaagtttagtgactaaatcgaaaaattagtagttgggtgaccaaaatagaacgaaagacatagttgggtgactattttCGTAGTTTACCCTAATGTTTATTATCATATAAatagggataaatattaaaactatacatgaactttgatccGATGTGCAGTGTAATACATGGACTTTGATTTTGTGTGATTTTATATATgacattttaatttgattcaattttcacaaatcactaacaACATTATCGAATTAGCACCAtaatatattgcatacacaaataattatattaatctaatatgaaaataaatgtatgtattcattttttaaaaatgtatacaattgaatcaaaatcaaagttttatatatacatatgaaccaCAATTTAAGTTTTCAAGTGTGCATGATTGACAAAATTTCTTGCCAAGTGTAATTGCATATGGATAGGGGAAGTCATACTCGCTCTAGGTCTAGGATAAGTTTTTAAAGTAGATTTATTTATGAGTTAGGTTATTTGTTCAAGTCTAAATGCTCGTTTGAAATTAGAGagagtttaggtaaaaatattacgtttaaaaaatgggtttgaataaaaaaattaagcttatttaaaatatgagttgggTTCGTGCTTGAACATTCAAAACCTGGACCCATCCCAATAAgtttttttaagtttgtaatattttatatattacgtaatttataacacataaaaataaaatctatttttaaaatttttatagtgtAAATATTTGTCGAGTGTTCATTTTCTCCAGTATTAGCCTAGGTTCGAATCATTGttatactaaaaaatattaagaaaactttaataattctaaaaaagaactttaataaataaaaaatatataaaattattaaataaatgatataaatatgtttttaaaatttttaaaaagtaaaatgggATGGCCTAAAATAAGTTTGGGTTAGTCATTTACAAATATGGATagacttggacaaaattttaggcccatattttgagTCGGGCCAAACTTGGGCAAGCATAAATTGTGTTATTATCATGCTAGGCCTGACCTGAACTCAGTCCAACTCACGATCACCTCTACTTTAAAGTATTTAAGCGGAACTCTCAACTATGGTTGGTGTTGTGTCCGAGGTGTCTATCTTGAATTTATCCCTAAGTTTTATCTCCTAACCACTTAAAGTACCTCAAGAGATTCACGAAGTGAGAGAGCGCCTCACTCATAAAAAAAGTATGAGTATTTGCTTTTAGTGACATTTGAACCCATGCTATCACATGACATTTGTGAGTAAACGAGGCCAAATGTGgttaaaacacataaatgagaaaaCTATAGCTACTTAATCAAGTCACATTAGAAACTAAAAAATTGTGTTAGTTACTTGAAACTTGTTAAATTGATTATTGAGTATGTTGTTTTTCTCTGAAAATATTCTCTCCTTAAATgttgaaattggttgaattagttaaaagaaaaatttatgtTTCTTAATACAAATCCTACATCGCATAACCAACTGTGGATTGATGTTTCGTTTTTTTTTCAAccattgatttaaaaaaaatatcacacAAAATTCCACTATAATAAAATCTTTAAATAGATGGAAAGATAATAAATCATTCtgtcaaaggaaaaaaaaaagctaaatttATGCAAAACATTATTAATGTAATAAATTAAGGATTAAGCATAGATTTTATTATGCTTCTGCTAAAgcttacataaaatttaaaacacagcaactttcacataattaagcaTAGAACACATTGTCcccatatacatacatatatatagcaTCAAGAACAACACTGTTCTATGTCTTTTTTATTTCAATGCTATATAGACTCCACTAAGAGGCCCCAGCTGAAAGGCCTCTGATTAAGCATAGATTTTATTATGCTTCTGCTAAAgcttacataaaatttaaaacacaGCAACTTTAACATAATTAAGCATAGAACAcattgttcatatatatatatagcatcaAGAACAACACTGTTCTATGTCTTTTTTATTTCAATGCAGAAACTGCTTATATACTATTCAGACACCGTAAGCTATATAGACTCCACTAAGAAGCCCAAGCCGAATGGCCTCTGATTGTAGCAATCAAGGTTGGGGCCATAGCTAACTCCAAGAAAGTCACAGTACCTTTCATAGAACTTAATTCGATTGCATACATTAGAGTCTGGACCATGACCACATTCGAAGCCGCCATTGATAATATTAGTGGTCACACCGTACCCTGGAAGCCGACCAGCGGCTATGTCGTTAGGGGAAGGTTTCCAGTTTCCGATGATCACACTGTGGCACGATGGCTTCGGGGGTTGTGCAGTCATCCAGAACCAGAGAGCAGACATGAAGGACAATGTAGCATTGGTTTTCAGCACCTCAGGGTGTTGTAAAAGCTCCTCCTGTCCTATGGATTCTCCAAATTGGCCATAGTTATAGTTCCTGCCATATCaaattccattttcattttataGCAGTGTCAAGAAGATAAGTTTTTGTCTATTGACCTGGTAAAACAACCCTACAACATGTAAGAGGTGTTCAttatatgaatatattttatatttatttaaatcaaattcgattttaaaattttgtttaaacttacttatatttataaataattaatcaaaACCCATTTTATTCCCTAACATATTTTAAACTAATGTGATATCTTAAAAGTGGAAAGATGGTAGTATGAATTTACCAAGAAAGTTGCATGGGACCGCGGCCACAATAGTTTACACCAGCATAACATGGATAATTTGGGTTATTATCGCAATAACCTGCAGGGCAACCTACTTCCTCATTGAAGCAATATCCCCATGCATATGGACCACCGGGTGCATCTGGCCATCCACCTACGCAGATCATCATTTTACtcgttaaatatatatatatatatatgatacacGAATGTTTATATTTCTGTACTTCGGAaaagctaagacaaattaattaccGGTAGTTTCGTGGGAAGTTTGGCCTAAGAAAGCAGCAACTTCCCTTTTCCGAATGTCGTTGGCAACGAGGATCGTTCCTATATGGCAGCATCTTTTCAAACAGTTCACGCGATACAATGTCACCAAGTGCACCACCGCCGGCTCCCTCGCCACATTGCACAGCTGTGGCTAGAAGCACCGCATAGGATAAAAACAATGAAGAAAATAACAACGTATGTAATCTCATTATTGCAAATGTACGTAGATTTGTGATGAAATGCGAGAGGATAGGGTTACATATATATAGAGTTTTGTTTTGACGACCGATAAATATCGGAATTTAACCCAATATTATTGAAAATGTTAGATAAATATCAGGACGTGGCGCTGGCCGGTTTCGGATTCTCATCCACCACAGGACAATCAATTATTAGAAAAATGGACACGTCTAACATGCGTAGActgccaaatttttttttattttttaataatacttCGCTCGTTAGTCaataaattttggctttttgcaTATAAATTCTTTTGTATGTGGTTTGtaattttagtataaaatatCACATCTTAATTTAGTTATtcttaaacaaacaaacaaaagcgTAGCTACCGATAAAACATTTATGCAAAATGTAATTGATGTTCATTATTGAAGATCGGagggtaaaattatcattttattttttatttaaaatatttcatccatttttattagTATAAGGTACACATGATATGTCAGGTGTAACTGCCTCGTTAGTAAGCAATTTTTGTTTACAAGCAAGCCATAAGAAGAAGCGAATGCGACGTGGTCCTTGATAATTccaaacggcctttcacctattatCTCTCTCGTTCTACGTAGTCACTTTCAACATATGATATGCACTTTTTAACTGAAAAGCCTCCATTTGCTGTATGTGTCCACAAAATTTTATCAGGACCGACTAGAGGATGCGGTGGTGGAATGCTCATAATCTGTTTGACAATTTCTTCCGGTAACCATTCCTTAAAAGCCTCTAGATTCCATGCTCCATTTTCTGCTACCATATCTTTAAGAAAACAATTCGTGataaaacccttttttttataatCCATATTCGAAGTCGCAAAACCTTTTTTCTTTGTCATAAGGTACATaggaaatttaattttaaatctaaatataCTTATTATTAAGATTAAATTCGAGTATTGCTATTTAAATATTAATCcaaattagttaaattatttgTCCAATATTTGAGCTCACTAATTATATGCATTTAGTACGCATAAAAATTTGGGTTAATATACCATTTGAtatctaaatttaattttaatgttcaaatttgtatttgagttttttttattctgATTTGGTGCCTGAGcctgactttaatgtctaatttGATCTGCAAATAAAACAGCATCATGTGACCTTGTGAATATTTGACATGTATGCtctagtaaaaaaatataaatacttgattgggacaaaaaaaagaagctaaataccaaattaaacattaaaactaaACATAAGTACAAAATAACATGTTAACCCAACAAGATATTTGATTTGCAAACTTAGGTAATGAATATCCGAAGATTTATATCCACCTTCATTCTTAATCAACAACAAATAATACTTAAAATAGTTTAAATCCAAATATTATTCAAACTTACGATATCTAAAATCATAAAGTTAAAAATACCCAAATATCTAAATAAACACTATTCATTGTTATTCTTGTTTTACTATTATGGGGACTAATCCACTTACACGGTGTAAACTAACGTAATTTCACACGTTTTtgtaataatttatatgtaattatttatacgattaatattttaacgataCAACCGTTATATTATATGATCTATTACATgtcaaatttgatataaatttaaaatttttaaccctTCACTTATGTAAAAATAATTCAACCGTTGAATGtcaaattgaaatataaaaatttaaatatttattttgagtataacagaGACACGAAAATCACAATTTAACTCATATTGAAAATGTGTGATACGTTATTGTCATATATTTAAGAAATACCGAAACTTAGCGCTGGCAGTTTTCAGATTCTCATCTACCAAAGAAGGGAAGGACCAATTATTACAAAAAAAGTTGGACACACTTGACACGTGGCGgctataaataattattttagtggtAAATTACTATTTGTCGGACACATTTGACACGTGGGCTGCTATTCaataattattgaataatttCTTTTATTGTCACTTGACACTtgacaataatttttttattgtaagaAAAAACTTAACTATTCAATAATTAGTTCCTAAACTTATCAATAATTCTTACGTTGAagcttaattatttaataattattttagtggTGCCGGTCATTGGCAGGTcaccataaaaaaaaatttagttttttgtATTCTAGTGTCAATCATTGATAGACCAACGCCCGAAAAAAATTCGTATAAAGGGGTGCTGGCCATTAACAGGCCagcataaaaaaaaatttctttttttttcttttctgtataCCAGtactatataattttaaaaaaaatacactagttccggccattgacaggaCAGAaccaaaaaattcatttattttaagtATGACACAATTATTAGACAATCATGGGTCCAAAATACaaggtggtgccggccattaACAGGCCACAACCCCATTTCACTATTCATTTCGGGTTATTTTGGTGATTATTTTTAAACCtgggttatttttataaatataatattttttggattattttggtAGAATAGCCTAGAGGTGATCATGAGTTGGgctacccggcccggcccgactaCCCGctcgaaaaatgggagggtttggataaaaatataggcccaaaatatgggtttgggcaaaaaatgaggcccatttaaaaaacgggccgggcctcgggcaaaaCTTTTTGGCCCGGGCTTgacccgaattatatattaaatatatttttttatttttagtcaaatatgtttttattttattattaatttggctattattttagttctaatttgtttcaattttaatataaccactttttattatatttttaatttgtgtattgttttaagaattgttttagtctcattttttatttttttgttttaatatttattttaaaattttttatttaataaaataaactaaaaaaattaatatgggccgggccgggtcgggatcgggcttagcaattttctttCGGGCCGGGTTGGACAAAAATTTTAGGCCGTTTTCtaggcccagcccggcccgaaatatgggtatAAATTTTTATCTAAGCCCGGCCCGAatccggcccggcccatgatcacctctagaaTAGCCTGATCttgatgattatttttattttaatgtttgattcTTTTTTGTCAAATTAGTTCCTAAACTTAACAATGATTCTCACATTGAGGCTTGAACTAGGCTAATAAggattaaactttttttttattcaagttagtcATTGAACTTGACTATTGTTTCTATATTGAGGtctgaacttgacaattgtttcTACATTCAGGCCTAAACTTTACAggttttaagaaaatattaaggaTTAACTTAGACAAAAACAAGTTCAAGCCTCAATAtgagaacaattgtcaagttcagtatcaaacttaaataaaaaaaaggttcagCTAAAAATACGGCCTAACTTGGACAAATAAAATAGTTCAAGTCCCAATATAAAAAGAGTTACCAAATTCAgacccaaaaaataatttaaccctTTTCTCGATATAAAAtctctcaatttttttataattattgtatTTCAATTACATTTGAAATTCAACAGAACTGTTAAAGTGTtgcattttatttataaaattcaaacCTCAAATGTTACCATCAAACTTTTTATCATTTCGTACCATAAATACTCTCGCTATTAAATCATTCCCATGAATTTGGTTGCAGGGACCATTGTCGAAAACATcgtaaaagaaaaaacaaacaaaagctTGAGTaccaaaatctaattaaaatttttttatgtgtaAATATTATGCATAGTTTCAATTTCAGCAGGGATGAATTTTGCCtaactaaattttcaaaaattttgagtaGCTTAATAAAAATTTCTCAAGATTTTGGGTatctatttcaaattttcaaaatttatggggGGGGTTTAATCATAGTTTTCCATAATTGATTTAATTGGATCTGTCAGAGGGTAGGTCAGTTAAATATAAAACAGGAACATGAAAAAAGGGACAAACCAGCAGTTTCATGCGATGTTTGGCCGAAGAAAGCAGCAACTTCCCTCTTGCGAGTAGCATCATCGCCGGTTGCAGCAAAAGCAGGGTAAGCCTTTGCAGCTGCAATTAAAGCTTCATAGGTATAGAACCCAGCGGCAGGGCAACGAGGATCGCTTCTATACGGGAGCATCTCTTCAAACACTTCTCTTGTTACAATGCTGCTCAGTCCACCTCCACCGTCACTTCCGCCGCCGCAACCGCACCCACAACCGGCGTCGCTTTTGTTGCAGTAGCTTCGGAAACTAATTTTCTTGTGGCGGTAATTATCATTATTGGCGCCACGGCAACACCATTGGGCTGTTGGAAACATGGCAGTGGCACTACAAGATTGCTTTTCACACTGCATAGCGGAGCCTGGGAGTGCATTAGAGCAAAATGACAAGGCTGGAGCTctcatttttttgtaaaatataagTGGGTTTCTCTCAATTGTGTGAGTAAAGAAAGGGCACAGACTAGGAGACTATATGAATATAACTATAATTACTTTACTACCCTCTTTCCTAGATTCTTCTTaatttttaagggtaaattacaaaaatatcacctaattattattatttccggatttagtcattaaactttccaaaattaaatattttagccaCTCTTCCGTTAGTTGCTGTTAGATGAGTGGCAAAAAGCTTACATGGGCTTTTTTTATTGATCTAATAACAATTTTAGCCCTTTAATGCTTattcattctatcaatttgatcctaaatataaaaaattcaataaatttagtccttaaagattacaaaatttgtcattttagttcgaattctaaaaaatttaataaatttagccctcaacatttataatttttttcaatttagttctaattctaaaatttcaaataaaaataaaaatattcacttttttagattttgaactgaaatgataaattttgtaatcATTGAGGGtcaaatttgttgaatttttgttTATCTTTAGGATAAAATTAATAGAATGGGTAAATATTGAAGggttaaatttgctattaaactaataaaaaaaccCACATCATTTTTCCGTTACTCATCTAATGACAACTGACGAGAgagtaattaaaaatttaatttcgaaaattttagtgactaaatcgaaaaatttaatagttaagtgcCCAAAATAGAACCAAAGGCATAGTGTAGTgactatttttacaatttaccctaatttaatatcaaatattaatataacttttaaaaagAATATGTAGGATGCTTAAATCAATAtataagtttacaagtaaatccACCTTAGAactacataatttaaaataaaacaaatacttttttaatttaaaaattaaaaaaaaatattttttttaaaattttactaactagtcaaataaatatattaaaagatcAATTTCAGAGTAAACATGCggacaaataattttaaatatgaaaagatTTGAGTCTTGAGTATTCAAATTTTAGATTTACCGTACACAATTATATATTTAGGTCTCCAAATCCATCATGTGAGGTTGCCATAGTGGATTTTAGTCCAATCAATTTATCGATTACTCTAAATTGTACCAATTTTTAATTTATCTGTGATGTAATGATTTGatctaaaaaatgaaattttctattcaattttcatgtttttttcaaaattttggaaaaaaatttatttaattcacaTCAAACCTTTTTATGAAAATAACACTTGAAACTACAAAATAATGTTCTATTTAACCTTTTTATGGAAtcattttatttaagatttaagatttaatctaatcgaatacttatatttaaatattttattgagttTGGAAAGCTAAGGAGAGAGTAGGAgtgttaaaatatttaataatgattaATGTGAGAGtgattaaaacatttaatttcaaaaagtttagtgactaaatcgaaaaattagtagttgggtgaccaaaatagaacgaAAGACATAGTTAGGTGACTATTTTcgtagtttaccctaatttttattatcatataaatagggataaatattaaaactatacatgaactttgatccGATGTGCAGTGTCATACATGGACTTTGATTTTGTGTGATTTTATATATgacattttaatttgattcaattttcacaaatcactaacaACATTATCGAATTAGCACCATAATATATcgcatacacaaacaattatattaatctaatatgaaaataaatgtatgtattcattttttttaaatgtgtacaattaaatcaaaatcaaatttttatatatacatataaaccaCAATTCATATTTTCAAGCGTGCATGATTGACAAAATTTCTTGCCAAGTGTAATTGCATATGGATAGGGGAAGTCATACTTGCTCTAGGATAAGTTTTTAAAGTAGATTTGTTTATGAGTTAGGCTATTTGTTCAAGTCTAAAGGCTCGTTTAAAATTAGAGagagtttaggtaaaaatattaagtttgaaaaatgggtttgaataaaataattaagcttatttaaaatatgggttgggTTCGTGCTTGAACATTCAAAGCCTAAGCCCATCCCAATAAGTTTTTTTAAGTTTGTAACGTTTAATATATTacgtaatttataacacataaaaataaaatctatttttgaaatttttatagtgTAAATATTTATCCAGTGCTCATCTTCTCCAGTATTAGCCTAGGTTCGAATCATCGttatactaaaaaatattaagaaaactttaataattctaaaaaagaactttaataaataagaaatatataaaattattaaataaatgatataaatatgtttttaaaatttttaaaaagtaaaatgggCGGGCCTAAAATAGGTTTGGGTTAGTCATTTACAAATATTGATagacttggacaaaattttaggctcatatttTGAGTCGGGTCAAACTTGGGCAAGCATAAATGGTGTTATTACCATGTTAGGCCTGACCTGAACTCAATctaacccatgatcacctctactttAAAGTATTTAAGCGGATCTCTCAACTATGGTCGGTGTTGTGACCGAGGTGTCTATCTTGAGTTTATCCCTGAGTTTTGTCTCCTAACCACTCAAAGTACCTCAAGAGGTTCACGAAGTGAGAGAGCGCCTCACTCATCAGAAAAGTGTGTGAG contains the following coding sequences:
- the LOC107944783 gene encoding endochitinase, which translates into the protein MRAPALSFCSNALPGSAMQCEKQSCSATAMFPTAQWCCRGANNDNYRHKKISFRSYCNKSDAGCGCGCGGGSDGGGGLSSIVTREVFEEMLPYRSDPRCPAAGFYTYEALIAAAKAYPAFAATGDDATRKREVAAFFGQTSHETAGGWPDAPGGPYAWGYCFNEEVGCPAGYCDNNPNYPCYAGVNYCGRGPMQLSWNYNYGQFGESIGQEELLQHPEVLKTNATLSFMSALWFWMTAQPPKPSCHSVIIGNWKPSPNDIAAGRLPGYGVTTNIINGGFECGHGPDSNVCNRIKFYERYCDFLGVSYGPNLDCYNQRPFGLGFLVESI